The following coding sequences are from one Paenarthrobacter ureafaciens window:
- a CDS encoding sugar phosphate isomerase/epimerase family protein: protein MAKIGVQAMMLKESFADIGAFETLRKVSAIGYNAVEISQIPMTPENVGELDRARTELGMDIAALSVNVEGRKGMPVESLADNFDKIVDDAKRLDSSLLRIGMLPFPAMKSLEAVVDFAKQANGYAERLQEHGISLYYHNHHVEFAKFDGKYMLDIIAENSPAMGMEIDVHWVQRGGLDPVRTLARYAGKTAMVHLKDYRIGQMPESSFGFLESGDFAGFMAEFKNVVQFAEVGEGNLDFPSIVPAAVDAGARYLLVEQDELYGRTVWDALQTSYDNLVAMGHSDLF, encoded by the coding sequence GTGGCCAAGATAGGCGTACAGGCGATGATGCTCAAGGAGAGCTTCGCCGACATTGGAGCATTCGAGACCCTGCGGAAAGTCAGCGCGATCGGCTACAACGCAGTGGAGATCTCGCAGATCCCCATGACCCCGGAGAACGTGGGTGAACTGGACCGTGCACGCACTGAACTGGGCATGGACATCGCCGCGTTGTCCGTCAATGTCGAGGGCCGCAAAGGCATGCCGGTGGAGTCGCTGGCCGACAACTTCGACAAGATCGTCGATGATGCCAAACGCCTGGACAGCAGCCTTCTCCGCATCGGAATGCTGCCGTTCCCGGCCATGAAGTCGTTGGAGGCGGTAGTGGACTTCGCCAAGCAGGCCAACGGATACGCGGAGCGGTTGCAGGAACACGGCATCAGCCTCTACTACCACAACCACCACGTGGAGTTCGCGAAGTTCGACGGCAAGTACATGCTGGACATCATTGCGGAAAACTCTCCGGCCATGGGCATGGAAATCGACGTCCATTGGGTTCAGCGCGGCGGCCTGGACCCGGTCCGGACCCTTGCCAGGTACGCAGGCAAGACGGCCATGGTCCACCTGAAGGACTACCGGATCGGCCAGATGCCGGAGTCGTCCTTCGGCTTCCTGGAATCCGGTGATTTCGCCGGCTTCATGGCGGAGTTCAAGAACGTCGTGCAGTTCGCGGAGGTGGGCGAAGGCAACCTGGACTTCCCGTCAATCGTTCCGGCCGCCGTCGACGCCGGTGCCCGCTACCTCCTGGTGGAGCAGGACGAACTTTACGGCCGCACGGTGTGGGACGCCCTCCAGACTTCCTACGACAACCTCGTGGCCATGGGCCACAGCGACCTTTTCTAG
- a CDS encoding ABC transporter ATP-binding protein, giving the protein MSVIPESPAKTGAEVKVDIRGLNVEFKLSGSTFKALDGIDLSIRRGEFLVIVGPSGCGKTTLLRVLAGLEEASGGDVRIFDDEGGQRPESAMVFQEHGVFPWMTVRENVGFGLKASGLGRQERRGIADEYIERVGLAPFAKAYPHQLSGGMRQRVSVARAFATDAQMLLMDEPFAALDEQTKLVLQELLLRIWQETSKTVLYVTHSLDEALVLGDRIVVMSGRPGAVKDVIDVASVFQRPRKVADVRSDQRYGSMFGRIWGQLRQEDEATE; this is encoded by the coding sequence ATGAGTGTCATACCGGAAAGTCCGGCGAAAACCGGCGCGGAGGTCAAGGTGGACATCCGCGGGCTGAACGTTGAGTTCAAGCTGAGCGGCAGCACGTTCAAGGCTCTGGACGGCATCGACCTGAGCATTCGGCGCGGGGAGTTCCTGGTGATCGTGGGCCCGTCCGGATGTGGAAAGACGACGCTTCTCCGCGTTCTGGCCGGTCTGGAGGAAGCCTCCGGGGGTGACGTCCGGATTTTCGACGATGAGGGCGGACAGCGCCCCGAGAGCGCCATGGTGTTCCAGGAACACGGTGTCTTTCCCTGGATGACCGTCCGGGAAAACGTCGGCTTCGGCCTCAAGGCCAGCGGGCTGGGCAGGCAGGAGCGCCGGGGCATTGCCGATGAGTACATTGAACGCGTTGGGCTGGCACCCTTCGCCAAGGCCTATCCCCATCAGTTGTCCGGCGGCATGCGGCAACGGGTTTCGGTGGCCCGGGCTTTCGCAACCGACGCCCAGATGCTGCTGATGGACGAACCCTTTGCAGCACTCGATGAGCAAACAAAGCTGGTGCTCCAGGAACTGCTGCTCCGTATCTGGCAGGAAACGTCCAAGACTGTCCTCTACGTCACGCACTCCCTCGACGAGGCTTTGGTGCTCGGTGACCGCATTGTGGTGATGAGCGGACGACCGGGTGCTGTGAAGGACGTGATAGACGTAGCGTCCGTCTTCCAACGGCCGCGCAAGGTGGCCGACGTCAGGTCGGACCAAAGGTATGGATCCATGTTCGGCCGCATCTGGGGCCAACTGCGGCAGGAAGACGAGGCAACCGAATGA
- a CDS encoding ATP-binding cassette domain-containing protein, whose translation MSTVTRPDAPLLSVENLVVEYPSKRFRAKPFRALADINITIGQGETLGLVGESGSGKTTLGRAVLGLAPVTQGKVVFEGNDISNASRKERRTLSRDLQVVFQDPYTSLNPALEIGDILAEPLGVQGMAKGAAKKRVKELLDQVGLPSDAIHRLPREFSGGQRQRVAIARALALSPKLIVCDEPVSALDLSTQARVLDLFLQIQRDTGVSYLFVSHDLDVVRHISHRVAVMYRGGIVEQGPADIVTREPGHPYTQRLLLASPVPDPDRQEQRRADRHRLLEQQRQQTEQAGAAA comes from the coding sequence ATGAGCACCGTTACTCGTCCGGACGCACCCCTGCTTTCCGTTGAAAACCTGGTGGTTGAATACCCGAGCAAAAGGTTCCGGGCCAAGCCGTTCCGGGCGCTGGCGGACATCAACATCACCATTGGACAGGGCGAGACCCTGGGCCTGGTGGGGGAGTCCGGCTCCGGAAAAACCACCCTCGGCAGGGCCGTCCTGGGCTTGGCTCCTGTCACCCAGGGCAAGGTGGTCTTCGAAGGAAACGACATCAGCAACGCCTCCCGCAAGGAGCGCAGGACCCTCAGCCGGGACCTGCAGGTGGTTTTCCAGGATCCCTACACATCCCTCAACCCTGCCTTGGAAATCGGTGACATCCTCGCCGAGCCCCTGGGCGTCCAGGGCATGGCGAAGGGGGCCGCAAAGAAGCGGGTCAAGGAACTGCTGGACCAAGTGGGCCTGCCATCGGATGCCATCCACCGGTTGCCCCGCGAGTTCAGCGGCGGCCAGCGGCAACGCGTGGCGATCGCCCGCGCGCTGGCACTGTCTCCCAAACTGATCGTCTGCGACGAACCCGTCAGCGCGCTGGACCTCTCAACGCAAGCCCGCGTGCTGGACCTGTTCCTGCAGATCCAACGCGATACCGGGGTTTCCTACCTCTTTGTCTCGCACGACCTCGACGTCGTCCGGCACATCAGCCACCGCGTGGCGGTCATGTACCGCGGCGGGATCGTGGAGCAGGGGCCGGCCGACATCGTCACGCGGGAACCCGGGCACCCCTATACGCAGCGGCTCTTGCTGGCGTCCCCGGTACCCGATCCGGACCGCCAGGAACAGCGCCGTGCGGACCGCCACCGGCTGCTGGAACAGCAGCGCCAACAGACCGAACAGGCTGGCGCCGCGGCCTAG
- a CDS encoding dipeptide/oligopeptide/nickel ABC transporter permease/ATP-binding protein, protein MSDSMNSATATAAADVAGEGQSGTVVRSTVMRRLFKNPLGIASIVILGTIALLAIFAPVIAPFEENFANISKTLAAPDSTNILGTDSAGRDNWSRLLFGAQLTLLSALLCAGVAIAIGLPAGLIAGYYAGKFEAVSNWVVSILMSLPGLIVLLTIRAAFGPSVWISMIAFGILISPSYFRLTRAAVQSVRNELYVDAARVSGLSDLSIVARHIFSVVRAPIIIQTAAIAGVAIAIQSGLEFLGLGDPTKATWGVMLSEGFKNVYMTPTLLLWPALAMALTIGGLVLLGNAIRDALEDGEKIKHRKKRTPASAKAAAMATATGAERTTAEPAKARQSRKAVAAVERGTEHHLVKVTNLGVGYPQADGSIKKVVDDVSFHVDRGEILGIVGESGSGKSQTAFSILGLLPDNARIVAGSIQFDGNYTVAPGEDRVNQERLSKLRGKRISYIPQEPMSNLDPAFTIGYQLVTPMVRVLGISKAEARTRALKLLTDVGIVNPERTFNAYPHEVSGGMAQRVLIAGAISCEPDLVIADEPTTALDVTVQADVLDLLRELQQRLNIGVILVTHNFGVVADLCDRVAVMQNGRLVEEGTVREILRNPKEQYTQTLLGSMLEGKEPMTMLVSPPEGPVSHTDSGSGRVAEKEPVA, encoded by the coding sequence ATGAGCGACTCCATGAATTCAGCAACAGCAACAGCAGCCGCCGACGTGGCCGGCGAAGGCCAAAGCGGCACTGTGGTCCGTTCCACCGTCATGCGGCGGCTCTTCAAGAACCCCCTGGGCATCGCCTCGATCGTCATCCTGGGAACCATAGCCCTGTTGGCCATCTTTGCGCCCGTGATTGCTCCTTTCGAGGAGAACTTCGCGAACATCTCCAAGACCCTCGCGGCGCCCGACTCCACGAACATCCTGGGCACTGACAGTGCGGGCCGTGACAACTGGAGCCGCCTGCTCTTCGGTGCCCAGCTGACGCTCCTGTCGGCACTGCTGTGTGCCGGCGTCGCGATCGCCATCGGCCTCCCTGCCGGCCTCATCGCCGGATACTACGCGGGCAAGTTCGAGGCCGTATCCAACTGGGTGGTCAGCATCCTCATGAGCCTTCCGGGCCTGATCGTCCTGCTCACCATCCGCGCGGCCTTCGGCCCCTCGGTGTGGATCAGCATGATCGCTTTCGGCATCCTCATCAGCCCGTCCTACTTCAGGCTCACTCGGGCCGCGGTACAGTCCGTCCGCAACGAACTGTACGTGGACGCCGCCCGTGTCTCCGGACTCTCGGACCTCAGCATCGTGGCCCGGCACATCTTCTCCGTGGTCCGCGCACCCATCATCATCCAGACCGCGGCCATTGCCGGCGTGGCAATCGCCATCCAGTCCGGACTCGAATTCCTGGGCCTCGGCGATCCCACCAAGGCCACGTGGGGCGTCATGCTCTCCGAAGGCTTCAAGAACGTCTACATGACGCCAACCCTGCTCCTCTGGCCGGCACTGGCCATGGCGCTGACAATCGGCGGACTGGTCCTGCTGGGCAACGCGATCCGCGATGCCTTGGAAGACGGCGAAAAGATCAAGCACCGCAAGAAGCGCACCCCCGCTTCAGCAAAGGCCGCTGCCATGGCAACAGCCACCGGGGCAGAACGCACGACGGCGGAACCCGCCAAGGCGCGCCAGTCACGGAAGGCTGTTGCCGCCGTCGAGCGTGGAACCGAACACCACTTGGTCAAGGTGACCAACCTTGGAGTCGGCTACCCGCAGGCGGACGGTTCCATCAAGAAGGTAGTGGACGACGTCTCCTTCCACGTGGACCGCGGCGAGATCCTGGGAATCGTGGGGGAGTCGGGCTCGGGCAAGTCCCAGACCGCGTTCTCCATCCTGGGATTGCTGCCGGACAACGCACGGATCGTTGCAGGTTCCATCCAGTTCGACGGCAACTACACGGTGGCGCCGGGTGAGGACCGGGTCAACCAGGAACGGTTGTCCAAACTGCGCGGCAAGCGGATCTCCTACATCCCGCAGGAACCCATGAGCAACCTGGACCCCGCATTCACCATCGGCTACCAGCTGGTCACGCCCATGGTCCGCGTCCTCGGCATCAGCAAGGCAGAAGCCCGCACCCGGGCACTCAAACTGCTGACCGACGTCGGGATCGTCAATCCGGAACGTACCTTCAACGCCTACCCGCATGAAGTCTCCGGCGGCATGGCGCAACGCGTGCTGATTGCCGGTGCCATCAGCTGCGAACCGGACCTGGTGATCGCAGACGAACCCACCACCGCATTGGACGTCACCGTCCAGGCCGACGTACTGGACCTGCTCCGCGAACTGCAGCAGCGCTTGAACATCGGCGTGATCCTCGTGACGCACAACTTCGGCGTGGTGGCCGACCTCTGCGACCGCGTAGCCGTCATGCAGAACGGCCGGCTGGTGGAGGAAGGCACCGTGCGCGAGATCCTCCGCAACCCCAAAGAGCAGTACACGCAGACCCTCCTGGGGTCCATGCTTGAAGGTAAGGAGCCCATGACCATGCTCGTTTCCCCGCCTGAAGGTCCCGTTTCCCACACTGATTCCGGTTCGGGCCGCGTAGCAGAAAAGGAGCCTGTGGCATGA
- a CDS encoding GntR family transcriptional regulator yields MNVPESLGERLAGSWAGSAPQALTKSEYAYARLRRSILENELTAGTVLDQEPLAKELGVSTTPVREALRRLEAEHLVVSRAHRETVVAPVTQAFVDEIYQIRLALDPLAAGLATTLATDEQLANIASFRPGPPARSTGLERFHFSRHLHRAIYSACGNNRLVDILEQLWDVSDRRRFSVLKSQKAVAASHTEHVHIIDAVLDRDAELASRLMHEHVRNSGAAITDELGDGC; encoded by the coding sequence ATGAATGTTCCCGAGTCGCTCGGCGAGCGCTTGGCCGGAAGCTGGGCAGGCTCCGCACCGCAGGCGCTGACGAAGTCCGAGTATGCCTACGCACGCCTGCGCCGCAGCATCCTCGAAAATGAACTGACCGCCGGTACCGTCCTGGACCAGGAACCCCTGGCCAAGGAGCTCGGGGTGTCCACCACTCCCGTCCGCGAGGCCCTGCGGAGGCTGGAGGCCGAACACCTCGTGGTCAGCCGGGCCCACCGCGAAACGGTCGTGGCGCCGGTGACCCAGGCGTTCGTGGACGAGATCTACCAAATCCGCCTCGCGCTCGATCCGCTCGCCGCGGGGCTTGCCACAACGCTGGCCACCGATGAGCAGCTGGCGAATATCGCCTCCTTCAGGCCGGGCCCGCCGGCGCGCTCAACCGGCCTGGAGCGTTTCCACTTCAGCCGCCACCTGCACCGGGCCATTTACAGCGCCTGCGGCAACAACCGGCTGGTGGACATCCTGGAGCAGCTCTGGGACGTCAGCGACCGGCGTCGTTTTTCCGTCCTCAAGTCGCAGAAGGCCGTGGCGGCCTCGCACACCGAACATGTGCACATCATCGACGCCGTCCTGGACCGCGACGCCGAGCTGGCATCCCGGCTGATGCACGAACACGTCCGCAACAGCGGGGCGGCCATCACCGATGAGCTGGGTGACGGATGCTGA
- a CDS encoding ABC transporter permease: protein MIKFIAKRLGSGVVVLFVVSVLTFTLLYTSSGSIARNILGDQATPEQVALKEQELGLDQPLFVRYFAWLGDALAGNLGASWFTSEPVANSLATRIPVTMTMVFAAMILIAICAALIGVAAAVKRGWVDRVVQIGAIIGDSIPGYVIGVFLVTFLAIQLGLFPATSTISPEVGPEAWVISMTLPVIALLINGVTGGAQQIRSAVIKQLERDYVRTLRSRGIGEREILFKHVLRSAAPAGLTVLSLQLIGMLGGVVIIEQIFALPGMGPLAVAATSQTDLPVVMGVVMYTVVVVIVVNLLVDIVNGWLNPKVRVS from the coding sequence ATGATCAAGTTCATTGCCAAGAGGCTGGGCAGCGGGGTGGTGGTGCTGTTCGTCGTCTCGGTACTCACCTTCACCCTGCTGTACACCTCAAGCGGGAGCATTGCCCGGAACATCCTGGGTGACCAGGCCACCCCTGAACAAGTTGCCTTGAAAGAGCAGGAGCTTGGGCTCGACCAGCCCTTGTTCGTCCGCTACTTCGCCTGGCTGGGCGATGCCCTGGCCGGAAACCTTGGAGCCTCATGGTTCACTTCCGAGCCGGTGGCCAACTCCCTGGCCACCCGGATTCCCGTGACCATGACCATGGTTTTCGCCGCAATGATCCTGATCGCCATCTGCGCAGCACTGATCGGTGTTGCGGCAGCCGTCAAGCGCGGCTGGGTGGACAGGGTGGTCCAGATTGGCGCCATCATCGGTGACTCCATCCCGGGGTACGTGATCGGTGTCTTCCTTGTGACCTTCCTGGCCATCCAGCTGGGCCTCTTCCCGGCCACCAGCACCATCTCGCCCGAGGTGGGACCCGAGGCCTGGGTCATCTCGATGACGCTCCCCGTCATCGCACTGCTGATCAACGGCGTTACCGGCGGAGCCCAACAGATCCGCAGCGCCGTGATCAAGCAACTCGAACGCGACTACGTCCGCACTCTCCGCAGCCGCGGTATTGGAGAACGGGAGATTCTCTTCAAGCACGTTCTCCGCAGCGCAGCACCGGCAGGCCTCACCGTCTTGAGCCTCCAGTTGATCGGCATGCTGGGCGGCGTCGTGATTATCGAGCAGATCTTCGCCCTTCCCGGCATGGGTCCGCTCGCTGTCGCAGCCACCAGCCAGACCGACCTCCCGGTGGTCATGGGCGTCGTGATGTACACCGTGGTGGTGGTCATCGTGGTGAACCTCCTGGTGGACATCGTCAATGGTTGGCTCAACCCGAAGGTACGTGTGTCATGA
- a CDS encoding ABC transporter substrate-binding protein codes for MKLGPKAAAAAIVLSASLALTACGGGAGAGAGSNAGGGKTVTALTLGTLRDLTSWDPAQAHVGHALQPYQVAYDSLILREPDGKLSPMLATEWKYNEARTKLTMDLRTDVTFSDGAKFDAEAAKANMDHFKKANGPQMAQLSSVSDIAVVDADTIDINLTAPEPALEYFLSQAAGLMGSPKALGTDAIKTEPVGSGPYVMDKAASVKDSQSVFNAREGYWNKDLQKYKKITLKVLLDPTARTNALVSGQIDATLLDPKNGKQAEGAKMKLEANQVDWSGLLLLDREGTKNPALANVKVRQAINYAFDRKTILDQVMLGQGTPTSQPFGKDSGAWTEELENYYTYDPNKARQLLKESGFEGKVSIDVPTLPGAETLISVLKQQLADVGITLNPGAAITNTFTADVAAQKYHALFFNLFQGEPTVAIDQIVSTKALYNPFKTTTPELEEKIQAVRTAGEDAGTKAQEVNKYVVEQAWFAPLFRVNQMYYHNDKVNVVPQAQQAVPSIYNYSPAK; via the coding sequence ATGAAGTTAGGTCCCAAGGCGGCAGCAGCTGCCATCGTCCTGAGCGCCTCACTGGCACTTACGGCCTGCGGCGGAGGCGCAGGCGCAGGAGCCGGCTCGAACGCAGGCGGTGGAAAGACCGTCACGGCGCTCACGTTGGGAACCCTCCGCGACCTTACCTCGTGGGATCCCGCCCAGGCCCACGTCGGCCACGCCCTCCAGCCTTACCAGGTGGCCTACGACTCCCTGATTCTCCGCGAGCCGGACGGCAAGCTGAGCCCCATGCTGGCCACGGAGTGGAAGTACAACGAAGCCCGCACCAAGCTGACCATGGACCTGCGCACGGATGTGACGTTCAGCGACGGTGCGAAGTTCGACGCTGAAGCTGCCAAGGCCAACATGGACCACTTCAAGAAGGCAAACGGACCGCAGATGGCCCAGCTCAGCTCCGTGTCCGACATTGCCGTGGTGGACGCGGACACCATCGACATCAACCTGACGGCCCCCGAACCCGCACTGGAGTACTTCCTCAGCCAGGCTGCCGGCCTGATGGGAAGCCCCAAGGCCCTGGGTACGGACGCCATCAAGACCGAACCGGTCGGCTCGGGCCCGTACGTCATGGACAAGGCCGCTTCGGTCAAGGACTCGCAGAGCGTCTTCAACGCCCGCGAAGGCTACTGGAACAAGGACCTCCAGAAGTACAAGAAGATCACCCTGAAGGTCCTCCTGGATCCGACGGCCCGCACCAACGCCTTGGTTTCCGGCCAGATCGACGCCACTCTTCTGGACCCGAAGAACGGCAAGCAGGCTGAGGGCGCCAAGATGAAGCTCGAGGCCAACCAGGTTGACTGGTCTGGACTGCTCCTGCTGGACCGGGAAGGAACCAAGAACCCGGCCCTGGCCAACGTCAAGGTCCGTCAGGCCATCAACTACGCCTTCGACCGGAAGACCATCCTGGACCAGGTGATGCTTGGTCAGGGAACCCCCACCTCGCAGCCGTTCGGCAAGGACAGCGGTGCGTGGACTGAAGAGCTGGAGAACTACTACACCTACGATCCGAACAAGGCCCGGCAACTCCTGAAGGAATCCGGCTTTGAAGGCAAGGTCAGCATCGACGTTCCCACCCTTCCCGGTGCGGAAACCCTGATCTCGGTGCTCAAGCAGCAGCTTGCCGACGTCGGAATTACCCTGAACCCGGGTGCGGCGATCACCAACACCTTTACAGCGGACGTGGCAGCCCAGAAGTACCACGCACTCTTCTTCAACCTGTTCCAGGGTGAGCCCACGGTGGCCATCGACCAGATTGTCTCCACCAAGGCCCTGTACAACCCGTTCAAGACCACCACGCCTGAGCTCGAGGAAAAGATCCAGGCAGTGCGGACCGCCGGTGAAGACGCAGGAACCAAGGCACAGGAAGTGAACAAGTACGTGGTTGAGCAGGCTTGGTTCGCACCACTGTTCCGCGTGAACCAGATGTACTACCACAACGACAAAGTGAACGTAGTCCCGCAAGCACAGCAGGCCGTTCCTTCCATCTACAACTACTCGCCTGCCAAGTAG
- a CDS encoding ABC transporter permease yields the protein MSTALESNGTRTIEAGHAPTLKVRRRPLGRRVTLALSIASPVVLLLLWELASRSGAVDDRFFPAPSGVFLALAKGLLGTELWGHIGISLSRIVIGFLIGAVPAVILGLAMGLSAVIRAIVQPLVDATFPVPKLAILPLFILIFGLGEGSKYMVLAVAVFFIVLVNTAAGVKAIDNTQLEVGASFGASRTMMFFDIALPGALPFILSGLKLGMNVALLVIVAVEFTGATSGIGYLIWNSWQVFKVEQMYVGLVVTALFGFGFAGLFAVLERITMPWKRR from the coding sequence ATGAGCACGGCGCTGGAAAGCAACGGAACCCGGACCATCGAGGCGGGCCACGCACCCACCCTCAAGGTGCGCAGGCGTCCCCTGGGCAGGCGGGTCACCCTTGCCCTGAGCATCGCCTCGCCCGTCGTCCTTCTCCTGCTCTGGGAACTGGCCTCGCGCAGCGGGGCTGTGGATGACCGCTTCTTCCCGGCGCCCAGCGGGGTCTTCCTCGCTTTGGCCAAGGGGCTGCTGGGCACGGAGCTGTGGGGGCACATCGGCATCAGCCTTTCCAGGATCGTGATCGGGTTCCTCATTGGTGCGGTTCCGGCCGTGATCCTGGGCCTTGCCATGGGCCTGTCGGCCGTCATCCGCGCGATCGTGCAGCCCTTGGTGGATGCGACGTTCCCAGTGCCGAAGCTGGCCATCCTGCCGTTGTTCATCCTGATCTTCGGCCTGGGTGAAGGCTCCAAGTACATGGTGCTGGCCGTCGCGGTCTTCTTCATCGTCCTGGTGAATACGGCAGCGGGCGTCAAAGCGATCGACAACACCCAGCTGGAGGTTGGCGCCAGCTTCGGGGCCAGCCGGACCATGATGTTCTTTGACATCGCCCTTCCCGGAGCGCTCCCCTTCATCCTGTCCGGGCTCAAACTCGGCATGAACGTCGCCCTGCTGGTCATTGTCGCCGTGGAGTTCACGGGAGCCACCAGCGGCATCGGCTATCTCATTTGGAACAGCTGGCAAGTGTTCAAGGTGGAGCAAATGTATGTGGGCCTGGTGGTTACGGCCCTGTTCGGTTTCGGTTTCGCGGGGTTGTTCGCGGTACTGGAACGGATCACCATGCCGTGGAAGCGGCGCTGA
- a CDS encoding Gfo/Idh/MocA family protein — MSKKVRLGIIGLGQQGGAYAKFIKDGMVPNMEIGAICDVDPAKKELAASQYPEAPFFDDYIAMLESGSVDAVVTCVPHYLHPEIGIQTLKRDIHALVEKPAGVYTKQVKELNDFAATKPGLTFGIMFNQRNNPLYKKLKEIVDGGEIGTIRRTNWIITNWWRPQGYYNSSEWRATWGGEGGGVLVNQAPHQLDLWQWICGVPKSVYSKVAYGFRRDIAVEDEVTAVVDYGDGATGVFVTATHDIVGTDRFEILGDQGKIVVEDSKVATVTRLVKPEREISDSMGMDDVRKLFMGQLNREELYSTEVIEFESVWGGQHAGVLENFAANILDGTPLLAPGSDGINGVRLANAIHLSSWTGKEVSLDFDEDEFLQELNKRIAEEGTFPERS; from the coding sequence ATGAGCAAGAAAGTACGCCTCGGCATCATCGGCCTTGGGCAGCAGGGCGGCGCCTACGCCAAATTCATCAAGGACGGCATGGTGCCGAACATGGAAATCGGCGCTATCTGCGACGTCGACCCCGCCAAGAAGGAACTCGCAGCTTCCCAGTACCCGGAGGCACCGTTCTTTGACGACTACATCGCCATGCTGGAAAGCGGGTCCGTGGATGCTGTGGTGACGTGTGTTCCGCACTACCTGCACCCCGAAATTGGCATCCAGACCCTCAAACGTGACATCCACGCGCTGGTGGAGAAGCCCGCGGGCGTCTACACCAAGCAGGTCAAGGAACTGAACGATTTCGCGGCCACCAAACCCGGGCTCACCTTCGGCATCATGTTCAACCAGCGCAACAACCCGCTGTACAAGAAGCTCAAGGAAATCGTCGACGGCGGCGAAATAGGCACCATCCGGCGCACCAACTGGATCATCACCAACTGGTGGCGTCCGCAGGGCTACTACAACTCCAGCGAGTGGCGCGCCACCTGGGGCGGCGAAGGCGGCGGCGTCCTCGTCAACCAGGCACCGCACCAGCTGGACCTGTGGCAGTGGATCTGCGGCGTCCCCAAGTCCGTCTACTCGAAGGTGGCGTACGGCTTCCGCCGTGACATCGCCGTCGAAGACGAGGTCACCGCCGTCGTTGACTATGGCGACGGCGCCACGGGCGTTTTCGTGACCGCCACCCACGACATCGTGGGAACCGACAGGTTCGAAATCCTGGGCGACCAAGGCAAGATCGTGGTGGAGGACAGCAAGGTGGCCACGGTGACGCGACTGGTCAAGCCCGAGCGCGAGATCAGCGATTCCATGGGCATGGACGATGTCCGCAAGCTTTTCATGGGCCAGTTGAACCGGGAGGAGCTCTACTCCACGGAAGTCATAGAGTTCGAGTCCGTCTGGGGCGGCCAGCACGCCGGCGTCCTGGAGAATTTCGCAGCCAACATACTGGATGGGACCCCGCTGCTTGCCCCCGGCTCCGACGGCATCAACGGCGTCCGCCTGGCCAACGCCATCCACCTCTCCAGCTGGACCGGCAAGGAAGTTTCCCTCGACTTCGATGAGGACGAATTCCTGCAGGAACTGAACAAGCGGATCGCGGAAGAGGGCACGTTCCCCGAGCGTTCGTAG
- a CDS encoding alpha/beta fold hydrolase: MIDQQRSTGTAAGNGQIPGRFAPISDGDTAWVCDTGIAAEQQGTVVFLHSAVGNLGTFKHQLDWFARRGFRAVAYDRRGHGRTPSGRHGLKFATPDGDLAVLLDGLGIGEPVHLVGAAAGGRLAVDFALARPDWVASLTLVCSMAGIAADIYPEGTSALLPPEFLALPPYLRELGPAYRGDNPAGTMEWRALVEDNVPKDIVSDPAKWVAKPTSTAASNHQPASPRPRGLRGLEWLLEPGGATDRGIPLHLITGDADPYTTPSAYARLAQALPGAAFDVVTGSGHSPYWERPDVFNAMVLHNISTAVIQGAPA, translated from the coding sequence GTGATTGACCAACAACGGAGTACCGGGACCGCTGCCGGAAACGGCCAAATCCCGGGTCGGTTCGCCCCGATTTCCGACGGCGACACCGCCTGGGTGTGCGACACGGGAATCGCAGCGGAACAGCAAGGGACAGTGGTGTTTCTGCACTCGGCGGTAGGGAACCTCGGCACGTTCAAGCACCAACTAGACTGGTTCGCCCGGCGCGGATTCCGCGCGGTGGCCTATGACCGCCGGGGCCACGGCCGCACCCCCTCCGGACGGCACGGCTTGAAGTTCGCCACCCCGGACGGCGACCTCGCGGTGCTTTTGGACGGACTGGGAATCGGGGAACCGGTGCACCTGGTGGGGGCAGCAGCGGGAGGCCGCTTGGCGGTCGACTTTGCCCTTGCACGCCCGGATTGGGTGGCCTCCCTGACACTCGTGTGCTCCATGGCCGGCATCGCGGCGGACATCTACCCCGAGGGGACATCGGCGCTGTTGCCGCCCGAATTCCTGGCACTCCCGCCCTACCTGCGTGAACTGGGGCCCGCCTACCGGGGCGATAACCCGGCCGGAACCATGGAATGGCGTGCCCTGGTGGAGGACAACGTTCCGAAGGACATCGTTTCCGACCCCGCCAAATGGGTGGCAAAACCGACGTCGACGGCGGCAAGCAACCACCAGCCTGCCTCGCCCCGCCCGCGGGGCCTGCGCGGTTTGGAATGGTTGCTGGAGCCCGGCGGCGCAACAGACCGCGGGATCCCCCTCCACCTGATCACCGGTGACGCTGACCCCTACACCACGCCGTCGGCCTACGCCCGCTTGGCACAGGCACTCCCGGGTGCTGCCTTCGACGTCGTTACGGGTTCCGGCCACTCGCCCTACTGGGAGCGGCCCGATGTCTTCAACGCCATGGTGCTGCACAACATCTCTACCGCCGTGATCCAAGGGGCACCAGCATGA